In one window of Alphaproteobacteria bacterium DNA:
- a CDS encoding OmpA family protein, with amino-acid sequence MRRILTVILSTSLLAACQQGAGYQQNQKTYQGAGAGAALGAALGSMESSEYAAGGAALGALAGGAIGQYMDRQESAMRQQMQGTGVEVRRQGNDIMLNMPNSITFGFDSSAVRPEFNGTVNNMASILNQYPQTKIDVIGYTDSKGSDAYNQNLSEQRAQSVANKLRDYGVASNRLMVLGRGESMPVASNDTDAGRAQNRRVEIKISPIQN; translated from the coding sequence ATGCGCCGTATATTAACAGTTATTCTTAGCACCAGTCTGCTTGCCGCTTGTCAGCAAGGAGCAGGGTATCAGCAAAACCAAAAAACCTATCAGGGTGCCGGTGCCGGTGCTGCATTAGGTGCAGCGCTGGGTTCGATGGAGAGCAGCGAATATGCCGCAGGTGGTGCAGCGCTGGGCGCGTTGGCCGGTGGAGCTATTGGGCAATATATGGATCGCCAGGAATCCGCAATGCGCCAACAAATGCAAGGTACAGGCGTAGAAGTTCGCCGTCAGGGCAATGATATTATGCTGAATATGCCCAATAGCATTACTTTCGGTTTCGACAGCAGCGCAGTGCGCCCCGAGTTTAATGGCACTGTAAACAACATGGCCAGCATTTTGAACCAGTACCCACAAACCAAAATTGATGTTATTGGCTACACCGATAGCAAAGGGAGCGATGCTTATAACCAAAACCTGTCCGAGCAGCGCGCTCAGTCCGTGGCTAACAAGCTGCGCGATTATGGGGTTGCCAGTAACCGCCTGATGGTGCTTGGCCGTGGCGAGTCCATGCCCGTTGCCAGCAACGATACCGATGCAGGGCGCGCACAAAATCGCCGTGTAGAAATCAAGATCAGTCCAATCCAGAATTAA